The window GCTCATCTTTacatatctcattttttttgcaatatcatGCAGACTAGTTTTctcaatttctttttgttttacagttaggttttattttacatatccccatcATCTTTTCATTTTATAGTTACAATTTTTGCCTTTGCATTCTTTTGGTTAATTCTTTTTACCTGTCCTGATTTTCTGAGCAAAACTTTAACTTATATTTTCTATTCTACTTTTTtgccattcattctttttcaacCAATAatagttttgacatttttttttacattatatattgaatatggccatatttttggggggtgtaaGGGTCAATTTGAAATCCTTCCGCTTTTATAtttgaaataggtaaaaaaaaaaaagatgggtttTGATTTTAAGggttaactcatttgctgccattgatggcaatatgtccaatgcattttgccTGGGAAGTTTGACAGTGATAAAtttggattggacttctattgcCGTTGGTCTATAACTATCAATGAAAGTGAATGAGATAAGGGCTAAAAGCAATTAAATCATACATTaggatatttcaaaatatacataaatactcacattttcaCTACTAAATATGTAGGCTGAACGCAAGATTCTTTTTCAGGCCATATTCAGTTATATTTGCATTATTTGCCGTGGGCCAATAAATTGATGGCTGGCGGACCTTAGTTTGGAAACCTCTTTTGTAGATTTTACCCTCCCACATTTTTtctaaaagtcacattttttaaaatagtgaaTTCTTCCAAACACTTGAAAGTATTTCTCATATGTTTAAATGAAAGTACTGGCTCTTACATTTTTGTGCAATCTTAAACTAAACTTGAAGCCAGCGAATGACTGCTCCCATTTGACTCAACAAAACTCATAAAACATTCAGAAATTGGCTTTTTATTTCTCCATCTCATCCAAGTTAGTTGTTTCTTATCATTGCATTGTTTTGTTGTCAAAAATGAAACTGAACTTTAAATACGATTTCGATCGTGATCGTGCACTACTTTACTGTTGTttgcttttaaacaaaaaaaaaacaaaaaactaatcaaAAACATGCCTCTGTACTGAAGAGCAAAGTGTGTGTGAGCTTGTTTTTATGTTACAAGTGAGTATGAGTTTTTCTATGACAAATGTTTGATACATCATAATGTGCAGTAAACACTGTCCCAATTGTCCTCTTCTTTTTTCATGTTTGGTATCATTACTTAGACAATAGAATgtgctttattattttttttgctgctgaaTTTCAAAGGCAAAAATTGGATGAAAAGTATTTAATGAAGTTAGAAAGGGTAGTAGCGAACTGatttaaaaatttaacattTGCAGTAACTACTGCTATAATAAGACAGGAAACATTGACATggcttttcaaagtaaaaagctTAGATTTATCTTTTAGCAACTCttggagaattaaaaaaaagagagactaCTCGGAAATTAGATGTTTATTCAGTTTATTAGTGtgttctttaagaaaaaaaataataactcaaCTATTAATGGAAACATGGGTTTGGTCAAGTCAGCTTTTGGAGATGAACTGGAGCTAAACCGGTTTGATGGTCTAagtttaaaaagttttaaaatcattgtatgtatgtacaagatttttaaatgcataGTACCACAAAGTCAATCCAGTAATATTTCGTTCCTCATCTGGTAATGAAActgccattttatttattttttaaatccctttTAACAACCCTCTCACTTTAAAATTAGATatctattactgtcaatggaAGAGAATGAGCAAGTTTGTAGTAGAATATGTAAAAGCACAAagcacatttaatttaaaataaattgtaatctTTTACAATACTGTTCATCTTTCCATAATCAAATTCTGCATGTGGTTTATTCGGTCACACGACCAATAATCACATAGTGAGATATTCTTTCAGTTTTTCCATGATGGCAGGCATCTGGTCTACCGGGATCAACATGACGGTGCGAAACGGCTTCATGGGAACGTCGTCGAAGGACCAGCGGCCGCTCAGACACGAGTCGGCATCCTCCTGCACCGAGAAGTGAAACTTGGTGACGGCGTGCTGTGGAAGAGAAATTTAAAGGTTAACAGGTGGCATATTTTTCAAGTGGTTACTGTATTGGCTCGAATATAAGATGATACCCTCTTTTTTAAGACggaaacaaataataacaatatattctagaaaaaaaaaacatgttattttgcctcattcaacTCTAATGGAAACTCATATATCTGATTATTTAAATATGGAAACTAAAGTGCAATCATAATCAAATTTCTGTGtttgaaatgtaaatgaaccaatctactgtgataaaacaacaaaattgcaataactgcaTCAACTTAATTTCAGCACCTCGgacagagccataaacaattaagcattaaacattattccttgagaggcatactcagaatttaaaagtaaaaatacatgaaaatgtgagcatttattattaatttcaccactttaaaagtaaaaaaaaaaaagtttgaattattttgagaacattatttcactgttgctaatcaatgagtatcaatgagacaatgcatgcagaagtctaatgaagaaaaaatatgattttaaaaattcggagagccatatacacccatcaaaagagccacatatggctcccgagccataggtacCCTACCCCTGATTTAGGAGAATTATAATCTAGACAGATTTCTACAATGTCTAGACCCCAATTTTAAATCAATCGACACTTTCCGTcttattttaatgcaaaaaaacatcatcttaTATTCGAATCAATACGGTATTTCATTACCTCATAGAAGAACTCCTCTTCTGCCTTCATGAACATGTATTCATCTGGATTGGTGTTGCCTTTGGCTTCTTTACACGTCTTACTAATCATCAAGAAGTAATGATACTTCCCGACGGGCGTGTTTGTCCGTTCGGCTTCGGATATTTCTTCCctttagcaaaaacaaaaaaaaaagtcattataaaaacaattctgatgattcattttttttaccagctgGAGCTACTTACTGTAGCTGCTTGTGTAGGGGCAGAGCGATCTGTGGCGGCACGTTGATAAAACGCTCGCTGAGCAGGAGACCAACGGGCTTGTTGGTGTTACTGAGCGTCTTCTCCAGCTGTTCGCAAGCAACGTGTCCCAAGTTCTTTTCGCAGTGCTCCAGGATCAGTTCTTTCACCTGGTCCACACACTCGACACCCTATTCATAACGGAAGGACGATAAGTATATCAATAGGAGATTTTGATGGCGGAAGGTGGTTGCTTTACCTTTCGTTCAGTTAGGTTTATCATGGTAATGAAACCGAACACTTCATCCGGGTCGTCGTCATCACTATCTTCGGGCACCTCTGCTTGCTTACAGATACAAATCAGAAGATATATATATTAAGAAAGATATTCTCATTTGTAAATAGATGGATGGGAAAAGTGAAGCACCAGTATCTGACCTTGATAACACTTCCCACTTGGTTCTGCTGAATGATGATGTCAGTCATCTCGGATGTGTTGACATGCGCTTTGAGAAACAACTTGGAAAGAAATAAACCATCAACATGTCAAAACACACGCGGAAAACTTCGGACTAGTAAAAATGAAGTAGTGCAATGGTCGGTCAGTGGTCAAATGAGTGGCGCTCAAAATAGTCCGCCCACTTAGATGTGATGGAGGTCAACCTACTAGGACTGACTCACCTAGACTGGGAATGATGGAAAGATCTTGAATCCCCAGGACCACAAATATGGGAAGTGCAACCAtgagtatgcatgcatgcagcaactttatttgcaaattttctccaaatttaatCTGTGAAATTGCATAATTTTGAGTGTGTGCACTTCTAGGATTGACACATCTGGTctaaaaattatgaaaatatctttatttaCAGTATCACAAAAGGCATCCTTCTGTTTTGAATGCAGTTACCGTAATGCTTAGACTAATCGTGCAGACTATTTTGATCTTCAGCTCATTTGACCACGATACCGCCAACGTCTGCTGCCTTGATCCCAATGCAACAACTAACCTGTTGTAAAAGTTTCTTGATGCCATTGTAGTCATTGTGCGAAACTGCGTGCGCTTCAAAGTCCACCGTAACTTCCTAAATGGGAATTGAATTAGATTTTGTTGAACTTTATTTACATTCACCGGCAGCTGTGCTAACGTTAAGAAGCTACCAAAGCCAAACATGCAGCCCCTCGTTTAAATCACATCATCACCTCGTTAATCTCATCGGATGCCTCACTGTCCTCTCCAGTGGAATCATCGTCTTCCCCTAAACTCTCCTCCGAGCTGTCATCACTTTCCTGAGGGTTTTCTCCCAAACCAACTGCTCTCTTTTTAGCCGACGAAGCCATGCTGCAAACGTGCACAGAGATCGTTCAACCAGAGTCACTAAAAGTGGGCGTGACGGAGGCGCTCATGGTAACTGGTAACTGGTAACGGGTAAGACGTCATTTTGGCGTGTAACTTTTGTTTCTAATACACTATGATTATTTCCTAATTTTAGgaaatcaaatgtaaaaaatccTCTCAtacttaaataaaatgtatgactatgtttttttcttttaaatactaacagtacacatttaaaatgataatatttttgGTCCTGCTGATTTTCCGTAGTCAAAATACGTGGTATGGAATGAACTAATTCTCAAGGGGTGTAAAATATGTTAGTTTGTATGTATATTCGTTATTTTTGGCTTTGTATTTGATCTGGTTTCAAAGATAatataatttgtttgttttaatggaCACCTGATCGttaatatgatttttatttcatgttttatttctaaTCGAGTTAGAAAATATTCTGTTCCCCTCATGATTTTCAGTCACTGGTCTAGATCGCTATTGTACACGCTACAATGTTCTGAAGATGTCAAAATATAACATTACGACAATGGTGTTAATCAAACGTCATGTTACTACGTTACAGGTCATTTAAGTAAGTAGATTCTTCTGATCGATTTTTATAACATTACAAAGAAATCACTAAGTGATCAAGCACGTGTAAAATGCTACattcaaacaaacatttgcaaTGTCCTTATCAGCAGGCTCACAGTTTTTGggtgttgctttgttttgtatgaATTCACGCCCTACTTCATCTTCACTTCACTTTATGAGAGCTTTAACCATATCCCATTTCTTTACTCTTGCACCAATCATTAAATGATTTACTAAATATATAATTTCTGCAGCCTTAAATCAAGATGCATGTGCTACTTCTGAAAGAGCCAAGAGAGGGAGACCATTCCCCTGATCCTTACATTCAGGTAGTAgaaatcaaatatagtataaACCTTTATAATAACATCATATTTTTATCCTCGGATCTCATTATTTTCTCCTCCAACATCCTAGGAAATGGCAGTACATGGCCTTCAAGCAACCCTTCTGCCtgttctttcttttaaatttgtctCACTTGAGACCCTGACAGAAAAGGTACCATCATCTTTGCCCATTTTggtgttattttatttcttaatttaAAACACTTGATTTCCACAAAGCTTTTCCAACCGGACAAACATGGTGGCCTCATCTTTACGAGCCCAAGAGCGGTGGAAGCTGTGAAGATTTGCTTGAGCGACAGAAGAGAAGGTGAGACAATCAGGAGGATCTATTTCAAATTGTAAAGATAAATAAACATACTAACATTGAGAATGAACTTAATAACATTGATGTCATTTTCCACAGAATGGGAGCACTCAACCAAAGACAAGTGGAACAAAAAGTCGGTTTATGTGGTGGGCAAAGCAACGGCTTCCTTAGGTAAAGTCAGTTTCTACCAACATAAACACGCAAATTGCCGTTATTGTCGTCGGCACAAGTGACAACTCGATGTGAAACTTTGTAATTGTTCCTGAGCAGGTGCGGCACCTTCCTGAAGTGTGTCCCACCttcttttattgtctttttttaaaacaacctAAAGGCCTCTTTATGTCCGTAATATCTGTGTACTTCTGGGTGGCAGGAAATGATAAACTATTACTGATcaactgaaaatggaaaaaaggaaACTACATTTTTGTTATCTTCTTTGCAGTACGTCATCTTGGCTTGAACCCCCTTGGTGAGGATACTGGGACAGCGGAGGTTCTCTCACGTGTCATCATTGAAAGTAAGTTGACAGGATTTTTAGTCATAAATGAATGGGGTAAAAGGAAAATGTATTGATTgcccaaaaatgtgtttatttctcCATATAGAAGAAGATACAAGTATCCCACCACTTTTCTTTCCCTGCGGGTCTATCAAAAGAGAAGTCCTGCCTACGGCTTTGAGGGACAatagtaagtatttttttgtgcattttccaTCACTGGTcatttagattaaattaaattaaactttattcatgccATACTGAACTTTGTTGCAGTAGAAAGATGGTGAAAACACAGacacaagaaaaaacattgttgacctaaataaaattgataaaaaaataaataagtaaatacataataataatgataaaatatacataataacaatgataatatatatatattttttaaactcccCGTcaaaaatttgtaaaaaaaaattgttgtattttactcattcctctCTAAATATAGTTAAGAAGCCTGTATTTGAAATTCATAGCTATTTAGTATTCTGGTTTGCTGTTCGTCAAACCTTTTCATGACCTCTGTTTTGTGCTGCTAGATGTTCCCCTCGAGACGTTGACAGTCTATCAAACAACACCGCATCCTGATGTGGAAAAGAATCTTGATGCCTATTTCGCTGCACAGGTagatatacaagaaatagtgtttGGAAATGAAGTTTATGTAGTACAcgttccttccattttttttaacattctcaCCTTTAGGGCCCCCCAGCTTGCATGGCATTCTTCAGTCCTTCGGGTGTAAACTTCTGCTTGTCGGCCTTGCGAAGGCTTGCTGGGGAGCAGCTCACTCAAATAAAGGTAAACTAGGAGGGATCACAAACATGCACATTAGAATAAAAATCGAAATTTAAAACTATCTTATACCATGTCACATGCAGTTCGCCGCCATCGGGCCTACTACGCGGGACGCTATGCAAACAGAGGGTTTGAGCGTCAGCTGCACTGCTGTGAAACCCACGCCGCAACACCTGGCGGAGGCAATTAGTAAAGCACTGAAATGACCATCTTTCATAcaagatgaacattttttttaattcaataggaTGTTAGTACAACCTATCAAACTAAATTTGCCTGGGGCAAAAGTACCCCGAAAAATGTAGGCTTAAATATCTAGTGTATCTTTAAaattctttttgttttagttttacacatttgCACTGCACCACAAAGCTATATTAGTGTGTATTCTATTTAtgaggacattttttgttttttattgtcgtCTGTTGAATTAAATTTATTGCGCTAATCTTCAAAGTAAGCTTTCTTCAAAGTCCTTTCAAAATCGACAGAGCGTCCCACGACATGTCCGCCCTATTCCAAACTTGGGTGGTATTTGCTTTTCGCAACAAGGTGCAGAACAGCCCCTTACAAAACCTGCCACATGTATAAAGTTGCACTGCTAAGCTTTTTTTCCAGGAGACAAGCCATTCTACCACGATGCTGAATTCCATTCAGCTGATCACTTTTTTACTTCTTTGGACGATAAATGGCGAAAAGATTTTCCACCATCGTGACCATTCGGATTTGCAGATGTTTCACACCCAGCAAGCACAGACCATAATGGACACGTACACAGCAGAGGTAAATTTGTCttcaattaattcatttattgtcattgccagccattttaactgggaattatCATGTTTCATTGATGCTGATAGTCTATTTGAACCGAGGTGGAAAATTAGGGTTCTAAATGGTTGTATACGCAGATGTTATTATCTTGTATAtgtaaaaacaatgcattttaaaagcaaCTCTGGttcgtctatcaccgtcaatggtagACTGTTAAAAAAACTTATCGTATTTTGGCAAGATCACACAAgtcattcaatgttttttttccagcttttcCTCTCCAGATATGGCTTCATGAAGCCAGTGAGGTGGGAAGAAACACGAGACCAGGAAGAATATCTGGACTATGACAATGGCTTCCTTGATGACCTCCAAGCGACTATTCAGGAAGGCTCCTCGGTTCCCCATTCCAGGGATCGCTCATCTCCAGATGGAGAAAGCCATGCTTTTATTGCAGCACTTAAAGACTTCCAAAAACTGTCCGGTCTACCAATGACAGGCATGTTTGATGACGCCACTAGAGACGCCATGAACAAACCGAGGTGTGGCGTCCCTGACAAGGAAATCGACCAAGAACCAGAAGAAGCCATCAGTCATGAGCCAGACCTTGAGGAGAGTACAGACTTGAATGTTGAAAACAGCACTTATTTGGACACTTTTAATGAGACGATTCAAAACTATACAACAAATGACATGTCTGGTATTGGTAACTACTCTGAAACAGACTCTCTAAATGTTACTGTAAATGTAAATGGTCTCTCTGAGAACAATACTGCTGATTCCAATTCGGAATTCACACCAAAAACCATATCCCTGGACAATAGCATGCCAAAAATGCAGCCCAGTCTAGAGGTAGTGCGCAGGAAAAAACACTTGGCTTCCTTGGTGTTCAAAAGTAGACGCAAGAGGGACCTAGGAGACATTGGACATGCCGCCTTTAGCAAGAATGTCCTGAAGTGGCGACTGATGGGTGAAGGATACAGCAGTCAGCTGTCCATCGAGGAGCAGCGCTACATTTTCAGACTAGCCTTCAGGATGTGGAGTGAAGTCTCACCTCTCCAGTTCGTGGAAGACACCCAATCACCACTGGAAGACGTTGATATCCGGCTCGGCTTCGGAACAGGTACTGATTGAGTTTTTGGAATGCGTCAAGGTTTTTAGACCTTTAGAACATTGCATGATCAAATTTTATGTCATTCAGGAAGACATCTTGGCTGCAATCAGAAGTTTGATGGAAGCGGTCAAGAGTTTGCTCACGCCTGGTTCCTGGGTGACATTCATTTTGACGACGATGAACATTTCACTGGCCCCAATGCCGACAGTGGTATTAGCCTCCTTAAGGTAAGAGTCAAAGGGTTCTCGGATCTTAGCGGGCCTTACATCCTGGtcgtcgtcttatattcaggtggCAGTTCACGAGATTGGGCACGTTTTGGGTTTGCCTCACGTCTACCGAGCCGGATCCATTATGCAGCCCAGTTATCTTCCTCATGAGGGCAGTTTTGAGATGGATTGGATGGACAGAAAAGCCATCCAGAACCTTTATGGTGAGCATCTCAAGGGTTGACCCCCCCCGTAGTAGATTTCTCAGTCCTAAACTTGTTTCCATATCACTTGCAGGGGGTTGCACAGGTCGGTTTGACACTGTTTTTGACTGGATTCACCGAGAGAAAACTCCCTACGGCCAGGTGGTTGTACGCTACAACACTTATTTCCTGAGGGAAGGCTGGTACTGGCTGTACGAAAACCGTAACAACCGAACACGCTATGGCGACCCTGTCCCACTGCGGGTCGGCTGGCGAGGGCTCCCCGCCGACGGAGTGGACGCCCATGTGCACGTGTGGTCTCGAAAACGAGATgctatttacttttttaaaggtaaaattCCCTATTATTCACTACCAGTGTGTTCTGAATAAACTATCACTTCAGAAACTTCCACTGACACATTATAATTCACTGACAATGCTTTTACTCTTTCCTGCTATGTTGTTTACTAGTGTGtcatttcttttgtgtgttttaggtATTCACTTCTGGAAGTATGATAGTGAAAGTGACAGAGTCTTCAGACCGGACCCTGAGGGCCACCACTATCCCAGAAAGATTTCAGACGGTTTCCCAGGAATCTCCGGCCCTATCGACACGGCTGTATACAATCGAAAGGAGTCGCAGATTTACTTCTTCAAAAACAATTTAGTAAGCCCTGTCAatccaaaaaaagtttttgttttaaacaagaATAAATCATTAACTAGAGTTTTGTTTTCCAACAGGTTTATGCCTTTAACGTAGGGTCTGGCAGTACAACACCAGGTTTCCCCAAACCTATCAGGGAAGTGTTCCCACCAGCAGCTAATGGTGACCACCCTGGCGGCAACATTGACGCCGCCTACTTCTCATATGCACGCAACGCCATCTTCCTCATCAAGGGGCGTGGCTTCTGGCAGGTGGCCAATGGGCGGGACCGCCGGCGCCGCCCCTTCCTACCACGCAATGGCTTGTTGCCGCGTAAGGAAGTGGATCAGCACTGGTTTGACATCTGCAACGTGCACCCCTCTGCACTCACCCTGACAAGATGATGAGGTATTAATTACATATAAATAGCTcctattttagtattttattccatttagtTGAATTTGAGCCTTATTCCCCTAAAGGTGTTCTATTCATATTTTGATGACTAAAACAGCCTTGTTGTTGGTTCAAAATGAGTTCAATCTTTGAAGCATGGAAGGGAAATGTAATTACCCATTTGCCGCTTTAACGGGTGATTTCTTCACCCCATCAATCATAAGAGTGTgatgtaaaatttaaatgaaaagagaTTGAAAAAGTAGTACCCGCTTTTCTTTTTGGCCGCTTTCATTTCAAGCTCATCAAGCCGATGCAGCGCTACACAAACGAGACATTGATTTGGTAATCAATATGTACCTGGAACATTTATTAATTCAGCTGTTTTTGTAACTAGAGTGGGGGGAAGCTTTGGAGACCCCCTAGTGGGAGGTGAATCACTGCCTGCAAGGAGGAATCAATTTTAAGAAAAGGCGGAAAATGTCAGAGTGAGATTATCTACCCTGCCTTGTGATATTTGTTATAGCAGTTCAACCTACTGACAAATCTAATCCACAAAGGCAAATGTCCTCATTTCTTTGCATCCTtgtacaaaaaatgatgcgtaATATAACCTGACAGAAAACATTTTAGGACTTTAATGTTCCTTTTCTAAATGATGCAttgagaaacattttaaaaagggctTTTGTTGCAGTATCAAAACGTCCAGCAGTGGGAAACCTCCACCCGTAGTAAGCACCAAAGCAATTTGAACTGTATTCACTTAACACATTATTATGTTACAATGTTGACATTTCAGAATGGTACAAATGCATAGAATGCCTATCAAGAAGTAGAGAATAAACTCTCACCTCAAAAACGTTCACTGCCAACCCTTTTATCGCAATGGACATCTACTGCTGTCTTGTCAGTGGCTCTAAAAGAATGAGTAGTATTAAATCAAAGCACAATTACCAGGTTGAATGTATACATACTAATCTTTTGTGCATTGTCCTAACCATTGTCACGGC is drawn from Stigmatopora nigra isolate UIUO_SnigA chromosome 18, RoL_Snig_1.1, whole genome shotgun sequence and contains these coding sequences:
- the bccip gene encoding protein BCCIP homolog, which translates into the protein MASSAKKRAVGLGENPQESDDSSEESLGEDDDSTGEDSEASDEINEEVTVDFEAHAVSHNDYNGIKKLLQQLFLKAHVNTSEMTDIIIQQNQVGSVIKQAEVPEDSDDDDPDEVFGFITMINLTERKGVECVDQVKELILEHCEKNLGHVACEQLEKTLSNTNKPVGLLLSERFINVPPQIALPLHKQLQEEISEAERTNTPVGKYHYFLMISKTCKEAKGNTNPDEYMFMKAEEEFFYEHAVTKFHFSVQEDADSCLSGRWSFDDVPMKPFRTVMLIPVDQMPAIMEKLKEYLTM
- the LOC144211248 gene encoding matrix metallopeptidase-21-like, producing the protein MHVLLLKEPREGDHSPDPYIQEMAVHGLQATLLPVLSFKFVSLETLTEKLFQPDKHGGLIFTSPRAVEAVKICLSDRREEWEHSTKDKWNKKSVYVVGKATASLVRHLGLNPLGEDTGTAEVLSRVIIEKEDTSIPPLFFPCGSIKREVLPTALRDNNVPLETLTVYQTTPHPDVEKNLDAYFAAQGPPACMAFFSPSGVNFCLSALRRLAVRRHRAYYAGRYANRGYGFMKPVRWEETRDQEEYLDYDNGFLDDLQATIQEGSSVPHSRDRSSPDGESHAFIAALKDFQKLSGLPMTGMFDDATRDAMNKPRCGVPDKEIDQEPEEAISHEPDLEESTDLNVENSTYLDTFNETIQNYTTNDMSGIGNYSETDSLNVTVNVNGLSENNTADSNSEFTPKTISLDNSMPKMQPSLEVVRRKKHLASLVFKSRRKRDLGDIGHAAFSKNVLKWRLMGEGYSSQLSIEEQRYIFRLAFRMWSEVSPLQFVEDTQSPLEDVDIRLGFGTGRHLGCNQKFDGSGQEFAHAWFLGDIHFDDDEHFTGPNADSGISLLKVAVHEIGHVLGLPHVYRAGSIMQPSYLPHEGSFEMDWMDRKAIQNLYGGCTGRFDTVFDWIHREKTPYGQVVVRYNTYFLREGWYWLYENRNNRTRYGDPVPLRVGWRGLPADGVDAHVHVWSRKRDAIYFFKGIHFWKYDSESDRVFRPDPEGHHYPRKISDGFPGISGPIDTAVYNRKESQIYFFKNNLVYAFNVGSGSTTPGFPKPIREVFPPAANGDHPGGNIDAAYFSYARNAIFLIKGRGFWQVANGRDRRRRPFLPRNGLLPRKEVDQHWFDICNVHPSALTLTR